The window ttatttctagcttttgGAAAATAGACAAACTTATGAAACACTATGCAAGCAACAGTAATGTAAATCATGTTGAATTTCAGCTAAATAGATCCAAACTGGAAACCTACAGTAATACAACATGAAGGCTATTAGGTATCAACATGGGTCAATTTCAAATTAAAGCATCGGGTTTTGAATGACAAACTTGGCAGATCTGTACAAAATAGCAAACTAATTTTGCCAGAATCATTACTGTTGAAAATATAAGAACCTACtggtaaaattttataaagatacatTTTACTCTAGGATAACATTTAGGTATATGAAACTGGTAAGAGACTTATAACTTCCACCCAGACTTTATCCCTTCACTAAACTTGTTCTCTGTCAACCCAATATCCACAACAATGCCTGGTATGTAATGGGCActgaaatgtttgttaaataaattaaaaaacattttttttttaaatttaagaaaacccCCAAACACTATGgttctcttaaaaacaaattaacctCTATATTCTTTTCATATACTGTAATCTCTTAATTTTTACCTTATGGTATCCCTTAGAACAGTGTACAATTatatttggttatatttatttGACTCCATCAATATCAGTGtggtaaatttttttctattcatcatGATACTTTCAATAGGCCTTAGTTTGAATTTACCATCAAGTTAAAGACAATTTTGTTCAGTTTGGGATTACCAAAACATATCATTATCTACCACGAGCTCAGATCTTCATTAAGAGTAGGTGGGAGGCAACACGAATGTACTTGTCTGGAATGTGTGAAGATCAGAGTTTGAAAAACATAAGTGAGCCTCAGGGACTAGTCTGTCACTTACCTTCAATCCTGTAGGGAATGGTTTGGGCACTTGAAATAGTAACTCTTCAGGGGAGGCAACCAAACATATATATAGGCTGATTTGTGAAACAAtggaataaaaatctaaaaacaactcTATCTCACACTAAGTGGATAAACTTGGTACACAGGTCATTTAAAAGCAaagtataattattataaaacaaattccaaaatttGATTAAACCATTGCTTTCTTTTAtgattcacaaatatgtagaggTCCTAAAAAGCACCGTTTTAACAACCACTGTGCAAGCTTCTAGATTTAGGAAAATATTCTTACCCTGAAATTGACTCTGTTCCTAACCCTCTGCGCCAATGCTGAATTTATAGCTTTATCAAACTGAAGTAGAACTTGAAGGGCAAGTTGGGGGGTAATCTGTtgagactgaaaaaataaaggtCATAAGTCCTCTTAAGGAAGGACATTAAAGacaaattatatacaaattataatCTAAAATTTAACTGAGGTTAACCAGAGGCTCTTAAACTAGACTCCCTTATTCTTCTTTGCCATACTGACATTTAAAGCCTGACAGTATTTTCTTGTACTGTCTTGatataaacataattttgaaaagaaaacacacacagtgATGTTACATTGCAAGGACAGAACTCTATCATTCCTTTACAGTGTCTGGAAAGAGGCATTTGATAAACTGAAGgaataaagtttcttttaaataaaaaatgcaggccaggtaatgtatttttttaaaaaaaatctaatctcaCCAGAGCTCACAAAACAtatgaaacaaatggaaatactTAATATGTTCTTAGatgagtttcttttatttatttaattttttttaaatgagtttcttttaaaaGGTCAATTCTcctaaaactgaaatataaattcaaatttaaatctcAAAAGACTTTATCAAATTGCCCAAAATTATCTTAAAGCTACAGACCATGCcttataaataagagaaaaccaATAATCTCAATTTTTATGTTTAacaaaaaatctttgaaaatgtagGCATGTTAAAATTGTGTCATTGATCTTCATTGTATCATATGCCCCACAGTCAGGATGGTATAATGCAGAGGAATTTGCACTTATTCATCTAAATACTGACTTGCTAGGTCAAAGATTCTAAGGTACTTAACCTCATATCTCTATGCCCGAGAGAAGGGatataacaaaatttattatAGACTCAAAAATTGGTTTTCAGTTTCTCACCTGTATGAGCTCATCAAGGCTCTCCTGgagactgtttcccaaagtggtaTTTCTATATAACTGATATGCCATGGCTTAGGAGgaagaaattgtttttcttattcaggCTTGCATTGATGTcctaaaaatttaatatgaaagtATTAAAGTATTAAACATTATAAATCCCATATGTAACATAGTCTACTTCATTCTAATGAATAGTCTACTtcatacagtctttttttttttttttttggtaaagattttatttatttgagagagagagcacacttcTGAGagagcagattcccctctgagcaggaccctgggatcatgacctgagctgaaggcagacgtttaatcgatggagccacccaggcaccctactttATACCTTCTAATGTATGCTAGCAGAACGCTTAATAATTGCAAATTGCTATATAATTAAGACTtagttaaaaatgatttttctattttgacataggcatttatacttttatacaaagcatagatatatttattaaaaggtacatctttaccatttcttttatttttattttttaagattttatttcttcatgaaagacagagagagagagagagagagagagaggcagagacacaggcaggagaagcaggctccatgcaaggagcccgttgtgggactcgatccccagactccaggatcgcgccctgggccaaaagcaggcgctaaaccgctgagccacccagggatccccctaccatttcttttaaaagtctgcCTTTTGACCTAGTCTAGAGTGAATTTACTATGTACtatcattcctttctctttactgtCAAGTCACTGATCCACACAATCTTCTGCTTACACTTGCATgccttctgcttcatttttttccccttaacacGGGTATTTTATAGAGTGCCTACCAAGAAgatggcaggagggagaggaagatgaaTAAGGATATGCTCCTGGACTCTAAAAAACTTATACTCTACAGAGGGTATCAGATGTACAAAACAGTATTTAACTCAATAGAAAATAAGCACCATGATAGATCTACACAGTGTATGATGGAGGTTATCTGTGGACTGAGTGAACTCGTTAATGAAGGCTTCCTGATTCTTCAAGCTAGACTTCAGCCAAGCAATGGCGGAAGACCATCTTAGGCTGAAAGAACAGAATGAGTAAAGCCACAGATCTATGAAATGACAGAGTCTGTAGAGACAGCTATGAATTGTTCCATAGTATTAAGGTGTATGACTAGGAAGTGGTAGGAGATGGAGCTGCAAAAGATGGCATGGGTGTATTTATTCCAACAGGAGGGATGCCAGAGTGAATGTACTGGAAgatgagaaggagaggagggcttGAAGAAGGTGCTAGTAGTACagattcaacaaatactgagctACAAGTCATACACAAGTTCTCTAACCTCATAGCACTTTTGGCTTAGCGATGGATAGGAGATCTAATCAGGGAGTTGTCAGGTAAAACTCAGCAAAAATAATGGCTAGTTATCAGTCCTTACATTATATATCTGTGGACACTTGACACAGTGGGTCACTTCTCCTTTCTTGAAACCTTTTCTTTGGCTTTTGGGACCCCACGATCTGTGCTCTCCTCCCAACTCACTGGATACAACAATAACTGTTTTCTTTGGCTGGTCCTTCTGCAGGTACCTGACTTCTACTTGAGTACCCTAAGGCTTCTTAGGTCTTCTCTATATGGTTTACTTCCTTAGTATTAGGCTATCTGCTGACGACTCCCAAATATATATCCCCAGTCCTCCCCTTGTTGCCCTATATAAAATTGCCTCCTTGCCATTGAATGGAAATACCAAGTAGGTAGCTCAAATGAAATGCGTCAAAAACCAAATTCCTGATGCTGTCCCTCCAAATCTTTTCTGCCCTCACCTTGCCCACCTTACTGAACAGTAAATCTAGTCCAGTGTAAGACACTCCCCAAATTTTACATTCCACATTagcttctctctcactctgcatCCGATCCATTAGTCTTCTCAACTCTTCTAAGTATAGCCAGAAGCTGACAACTTTTACCATTTCCAGTAATACCACTAAGTCCCCATCATCTACCACTAAGATCACTGTGATAGCCCTGCAAGAGGTCTCCCTGTTTCTATAACTGCCTATAATAACCCTGCCCCTACAGCAGCCACATTGAGCCTTTTAAAACAAACCacatcactcatttattcaaaaccTCCAATAGCAGCATCTTACTTCAGAATAAAGTCCTTTTAGTGGTTTGCAAGGCTGCTACTTCTCTCAATTTACCTTCCACGTACTCCTTCATTCCCCTCTGTTGCAGCCATACTGGTTCCTTGCTGGTTTTCAATATGGCAAGATAGTCTTGCtttagggcctttgcactgacTGTCCTTTTTGCTTCAAATGTTCTTCCCACAGCCTTGCATAGGTCACTACCTGATTTAATTTAGAtatctgctcaaatgtcacttcatTAGAAAGAACTTCTGTGACCAACCTATAAAAAGGAACTATCTCCCTTCCCCCTTACACTATTGTTTTCATTCATACCATTAATTGAAATCGACAAATACATGCTTATTGTTTCCATCCACTAAAATGGACGTTCCATAAAGCTGGGAACTTTTGTTCACAGTTATATATTTGCTATCTAAAACAATGCCTAGTGTATagtatgtattcaataaatatttgttagtgaATAAGCAACTTGGTATGTCTAAATGCTAAtatcaaatattataaatttgtCTAAGTGTGATAGAAAGTTTTCTACTTTACTGAGGAAAACGAAGTAATGAAAACTTCCAGACTCTCAAAATGGCATCAGACCACCTACCAGGATCTATAAGCACAAACTCTGTCTCCCT of the Canis lupus familiaris isolate Mischka breed German Shepherd chromosome 30, alternate assembly UU_Cfam_GSD_1.0, whole genome shotgun sequence genome contains:
- the GTF2A2 gene encoding transcription initiation factor IIA subunit 2: MAYQLYRNTTLGNSLQESLDELIQSQQITPQLALQVLLQFDKAINSALAQRVRNRVNFRGSLNTYRFCDNVWTFVLNDVEFREVTELIKVDKVKIVACDGKNTGSNTTE